One part of the Malus sylvestris chromosome 2, drMalSylv7.2, whole genome shotgun sequence genome encodes these proteins:
- the LOC126599538 gene encoding uncharacterized protein LOC126599538, producing MDWFTWLSKTGLEPSLIYDYGVVFTRNQLQLDDVNYFDHEFLQSMGISVAKHRLEILKLAKKETRLGHPKSLFRLSWALIRTKKCFSKYFNKLVFQEESFDGGGATPATPTRYQEHWRGALLRKHKSCSEEVKDEKPMVVKTRSIALSGPLDGRVQERLMAHNNPSLKLSGPLDGKVHERLMYTNRSPRLTGPSFASLSPKLSGPLDGRTHERIMTPNKSPRLSGQLDGRVVSPKFCSPYEKEREDVDYDDHSLWTALFQDLKPT from the coding sequence ATGGACTGGTTCACATGGCTGTCAAAAACCGGCCTTGAACCCTCCCTCATCTACGACTACGGCGTCGTCTTTACGCGCAACCAGCTGCAGCTCGACGACGTGAACTACTTCGACCACGAGTTCTTGCAGAGCATGGGAATATCTGTAGCCAAGCATAGGCTAGAGATACTCAAGCTTGCCAAGAAAGAAACCAGATTAGGGCACCCGAAGTCGCTTTTCCGGCTAAGTTGGGCGCTCATTCGGACCAAGAAGTGCTTCTCCAAGTACTTTAACAAGTTGGTTTTTCAGGAGGAGTCTTTCGACGGTGGGGGTGCAACTCCGGCAACACCAACTCGATATCAAGAGCATTGGAGAGGAGCTTTGTTGAGGAAGCATAAGAGTTGTAGTGAGGAGGTCAAGGATGAGAAGCCTATGGTTGTTAAGACTAGGAGTATTGCGCTTTCTGGGCCGTTGGATGGGAGAGTACAGGAGAGATTGATGGCTCATAATAATCCAAGCTTGAAGCTATCTGGACccttggatgggaaagttcatgaGAGGTTAATGTACACAAATAGGAGCCCAAGGCTGACCGGTCCTTCGTTCGCAAGTTTGAGTCCCAAGttatctggaccgttggatggaAGAACGCATGAGAGGATCATGACCCCAAACAAAAGTCCAAGACTTTCTGGGCAGTTGGATGGGAGAGTTGTGAGCCCAAAGTTTTGCTCTCCTTATGAGAAGGAAAGGGAGGATGTTGATTACGATGATCATTCACTCTGGACTGCACTGTTTCAGGATCTGAAACCAACTTGA
- the LOC126599555 gene encoding protein NUCLEAR FUSION DEFECTIVE 4-like: MAALAAGTRRPWVGLGAAVWVQIAAGNAYTFPLYSHSLKSVLGFNQQQLTMLGVANDIGENFGLIPGFVSKKHPPWLILLIGALACFFGYGLIWLTVSSTILPLPYWMLWIALCVAANSNAWFTTAVIVTNIKNFPLQRGIVAGILKGYAGLGAAVFTEIYRVLLGNSSSRLLLFLTLGIPVLCFASMFFVRPCTPAPNEDPAERGRLDFIQVSSFALGCYVLLTAILDDNISLSAPITNTLFIVMVLLLMAPLAIPVKMTLYPTPAGELGMLGQAVGSPGSLNDEGGTADITEPLLEPSGVVGYPGRLNEGHDSLDVPLLLAEGEGGVNEKRKLGEDFKFIEAVVKADFWLLFFVFFFGVGSGVTVLNNLAQIGVAQGFDDTTFLLSLFGVGNFVGRLGGGFVSERFVKSKTIPRTVWMTCTQIIMFATYLLFPSAINATFCTATGILGVCYGVQFSVMISTVSELFGLKDFGTLYNFMALGNPLGALLFSGLLAGYVYDNEATKQQGIHLYGTNVSCVGPNCFRLTFLVLAAVCFVGSILSIVLSLRIKPFYQNLYAGGSVGVLPNTNQQDQGAASAS, encoded by the exons ATGGCGGCACTCGCAGCAGGCACCCGACGGCCGTGGGTCGGCCTAGGAGCGGCAGTGTGGGTGCAAATTGCAGCCGGCAATGCCTACACTTTCCCGCTCTACTCCCACTCCCTGAAGTCGGTTCTGGGTTTCAACCAGCAGCAGCTCACCATGCTGGGTGTGGCCAACGATATCGGCGAGAACTTCGGCCTTATCCCCGGATTCGTTTCCAAGAAGCACCCGCCGTGGCTAATTCTTTTGATCGGCGCTCTCGCCTGTTTCTTCGGCTACGGCCTCATCTGGCTCACCGTCAGCAGCACCATTCTGCCCCTGCCTTACTGGATG TTATGGATTGCCCTTTGTGTTGCCGCTAATAGTAATGCTTGGTTTACCACGGCTGTGATTGTTACCAACATCAAAAACTTCCCTCTACAGCGTGGCATAGTTGCTGGTATTCTGAAAGGTTACGCGGGTCTAGGCGCAGCTGTATTTACAGAAATTTATCGTGTTCTGCTTGGTAATTCCTCTTCCAGGCTTCTGCTGTTCCTTACACTTGGAATTCCCGTTCTGTGTTTCGCTAGCATGTTTTTTGTGCGGCCTTGTACTCCGGCTCCAAATGAAGACCCTGCAGAGCGTGGCCGCTTAGATTTCATCCAAGTTTCAAGCTTTGCGCTTGGATGCTATGTTCTCTTAACTGCAATATTGGATGATAACATTTCCTTAAGTGCTCCAATTACCAACACTCTTTTCATTGTAATGGTTCTACTTCTCATGGCCCCACTCGCAATCCCCGTTAAAATGACATTGTATCCCACACCAGCCGGCGAATTGGGAATGCTTGGTCAAGCGGTTGGATCTCCAGGTAGTTTGAACGATGAAGGCGGCACTGCAGACATAACTGAACCGCTACTGGAGCCATCTGGCGTGGTTGGATATCCAG GTAGGTTAAATGAAGGTCATGATTCATTGGACGTGCCTTTGCTTCTTGCCGAGGGCGAGGGGGGAGTGAACGAAAAAAGAAAGCTAGGGGAAGATTTCAAATTCATTGAAGCTGTGGTAAAGGCTGACTTCTGGCTtctattctttgttttctttttcgggGTTGGCTCGGGGGTAACTGTTCTCAATAATCTAGCCCAAATTGGGGTTGCACAAGGATTTGATGATACAACATTCTTGCTGTCTCTCTTCGGTGTTGGAAATTTTGTTGGTCGTCTTGGGGGAGGATTTGTTTCGGAACGCTTTGTCAA GTCGAAAACAATCCCTCGGACAGTTTGGATGACGTGCACTCAAATCATAATGTTCGCCACATACCTGCTGTTTCCTTCTGCCATCAACGCAACCTTTTGTACTGCAACGGGAATACTTGGAGTCTGCTACGGTGTCCAATTTTCTGTCATGATCTCAACTGTCTCGGAACTCTTTGGCTTGAAGGATTTTGGCACACTTTACAATTTCATGGCACTAGGGAATCCTCTGGGTGCACTACTCTTTTCAGGCCTCCTAGCCGGGTACGTATATGACAACGAGGCAACGAAGCAGCAGGGGATTCATCTCTACGGGACAAATGTCTCCTGCGTGGGTCCGAATTGCTTTAGGCTCACCTTCCTGGTTCTTGCTGCTGTCTGTTTTGTCGGTAGCATCTTAAGCATCGTTCTGTCTTTAAGGATAAAGCCCTTTTACCAAAATCTTTACGCTGGGGGCTCCGTCGGGGTACTTCCAAATACAAACCAACAAGATCAAGGAGCGGCGAGTGCAAGTTGA
- the LOC126613819 gene encoding calcium uptake protein, mitochondrial-like, with product MFSRASSRGSSGSIHRLFSDVKSLSSRPPFNKSQPSSSVASSPSSSSSSLSSSVGRFGYGGSHNGRSGSDNTFDLLLRSVSSGVLILGTSLGFSYWSSSSLDPNSYVSYADNYPKEAAFAIGEDTNKTQFSLFDVSYRRRKFFTYEKRLRDQSPPEKLFDYFASVKNPNGEAFMTPADLMRAVVPVFPPSESTHVRVGSLRGEKVPSKQQYAPSKFFMLFDTDGDGLISFPEFIFFVNLLSIPESSFTIAFKMFDLDNSGDIDKLEFNKVMSLMRSQSKQNTDSHRLNVSVEDGGLLEYFFGKDGKKSLKLERFVQFFRDLHEEILRLEFAHYDFTAQGTILAKDFAFSLVASADSSEINKLLDRVDEIDNDARLKNIRITYKEFKDFAELRKNLQSFSLALFSYGEVNGVLTKSDLQRAASRVCGISVSTNVLDIIFHLFDANGDGDLSANEFVRVLQSRGGETQETGIRGLLSCWFNCAGKAFGQNNCSSGF from the exons ATGTTTTCACGGGCATCTTCGAGGGGATCCTCAGGGTCCATCCACCGGCTTTTTTCGGATGTTAAAAGCCTCAGCTCTCGTCCTCCATTCAACAAATCGCAACCCTCCTCCTCGGTCGCTTCAtcgccatcttcttcttcttcttcactcaGCTCATCGGTTGGCAGATTTGGCTATGGTGGCAGTCATAATGGTAGATCAGGCTCCGATAACACTTTTGATTTGTTGCTGAGATCCGTTTCTTCGGGGGTTCTGATTCTCGGGACCAGTCTAGGGTTTTCGTATtggtcttcttcttctctggatCCAAATTCCTACGTTTCTTACGCTGATAATTATCCCAAGGAGGCGGCATTTGCAATCGGCGAAGATACAAACAAAACTCAGTTTTCCCTCTTTGATG TTTCATATAGGAGAAGAAAATTCTTTACGTATGAAAAGCGGCTCCGAGATCAAAGTCCTCCGGAGAAG CTATTCGACTACTTTGCATCGGTTAAAAACCCCAACGGAGAGGCGTTTATGACGCCGGCAGACTTGATGAGAGCGGTGGTTCCTGTATTTCCTCCCTCAGAATCAACCCACGTTAGAGTGGGGTCTCTGAGAGGGGAGAAGGTTCCCAGCAAGCAGCAGTACGCTCCTTCCAAATTCTTTATGCTTTTCGACACTGACGGAGATGGCCTGATTTCCTTCCCGGA GTTCATCTTCTTCGTCAACCTCCTCAGCATCCCTGAATCGAGCTTTACGATTGCGTTTAAAATGTTTGATCTCGACAACAGCGG AGACATTGATAAGCTGGAGTTTAATAAAGTCATGTCCTtgatgcgatctcaaagcaaACAAAACACGGATAGCCACAGGCTCAATGTTTCTGTCGAAGACGGAGGCCTACTCGAGTACTTCTTCGGCAAAGACGGCAAAAAAAGTCTAAAACTTGAAAGATTTGTTCAGTTTTTCCGGGATTTACACGAAGAA ATTTTGCGATTGGAGTTTGCTCACTACGACTTCACAGCACAAGGAACCATATTGGCTAAAGACTTCGCGTTCTCCTTGGTTGCATCGGCTGATAGCAGTGAAATAAACAAGTTGCTTGATCGGGTGGACGAAATTGATAACGACGCACGTCTTAAGAACATAAGAATCACATACAAGGAATTCAAAGATTTCGCGGAGCTCCGTAAGAACTTGCAGTCCTTCTCTCTGGCCCTTTTCAGTTACGGAGAAGTTAACGGGGTGTTGACGAAAAGTGATCTCCAGAGAGCTGCTTCCCGA GTATGTGGCATCTCTGTTTCTACCAATGTGCTTGACATAATATTCCATCTATTCGATGCAAATGGTGACGGAGATTTAAGCGCAAATGAGTTCGTAAGAGTTTTACAAAGTCGGGGAGGCGAAACGCAAGAGACGGGCATAAGGGGACTCCTATCTTGCTGGTTTAATTGTGCTGGTAAAGCTTTTGGTCAGAACAACTGCAGCTCTGGTTTCTAA
- the LOC126613820 gene encoding protein ANTAGONIST OF LIKE HETEROCHROMATIN PROTEIN 1-like: MAAGGGVGGTAMSTTKGNARNKKQSQTHGNNNKKPLNQHHLVSLVTASTSLAHSFLVQNDLLLLPAQTQTLESLLSSASTSLSTLLCFPNPPPQSPLRPPPPPLECWFSRFLSATAADGDFDFLWSQTFRMSEHSFSVLLSLLIPFLNSTIPSIPPNFVLAAAIYRLAHGASYKAVGRRFGLDSVDACRAFYAVCKAVNDQLGDLFEFRSDISRVLAAFGWISLPNCCGVLGFSRFGVGGELLGANGSLLVQAVVDSGGRFLDVSAGWPSTMKPESIFRQSKLYLGVEESRELLSGPVFELGNGNSIPQYILGDSCFPLLPWLLTPYVRSDEADSFGSMEKAFNAVHYRAMGLVGTAFGRLRARWQLLARQWKEECAEFLPFVVVTGCLLHNFLIKCSEPMPDDNVRGLKEEELPVFDGQVNESGERMRDVLAMHLNRVSLRR, translated from the coding sequence ATGGCTGCCGGCGGCGGAGTCGGCGGTACGGCCATGAGCACCACCAAAGGCAATGccagaaacaagaaacaaagccAAACGCAcggcaacaacaacaaaaagccCCTCAATCAACACCACCTCGTCAGCCTCGTAACCGCCTCCACGTCACTGGCTCATTCATTCCTCGTCCAAAAcgacctcctcctccttcccgcccaaacccaaacccttgAATCCCTCCTCTCCTCCGCCTCCACCTCCCTGTCCACTCTGCTCTGCTTCCCCAATCCACCACCGCAATCGCCATTACGCCCACCGCCGCCGCCTTTAGAATGTTGGTTCAGCCGCTTCCTCTCCGCCACCGCCGCAGACGGAGACTTCGACTTCCTCTGGTCCCAAACCTTCCGCATGTCCGAACACTCCTTCTCCGTCCTCCTCTCCCTCCTCATCCCATTTCTCAATTCCACAATCCCTTCAATCCCGCCCAATTTCGTCCTCGCCGCCGCAATTTACCGCCTGGCCCACGGCGCGAGCTACAAGGCGGTCGGAAGGCGCTTCGGGCTCGACTCCGTGGATGCCTGTCGCGCATTTTACGCCGTATGTAAGGCGGTGAACGATCAATTGGGGGACTTGTTCGAATTCCGGTCAGATATATCCCGGGTATTGGCAGCGTTCGGGTGGATTTCGCTGCCGAATTGCTGtggggttttagggttttcgaGATTTGGGGTTGGTGGTGAATTGCTGGGGGCAAATGGGTCATTGTTGGTTCAGGCAGTGGTGGATTCTGGGGGGAGGTTTCTCGATGTCTCCGCCGGGTGGCCCTCCACCATGAAACCAGAATCGATTTTCCGGCAGAGTAAGCTTTATTTGGGTGTGGAGGAGTCCAGGGAATTGCTCAGTGGTCCTGTTTTTGAGCTTGGGAATGGGAATTCCATTCCTCAGTACATACTGGGGGACTCTTGCTTCCCTCTATTGCCATGGCTTCTAACACCTTATGTAAGGTCGGATGAGGCGGATAGTTTCGGTTCAATGGAGAAGGCGTTTAATGCGGTGCATTATCGGGCAATGGGGTTGGTTGGGACAGCTTTTGGGAGGCTTCGGGCGCGGTGGCAGCTATTGGCTAGGCAGTGGAAGGAAGAGTGTGCGGAGTTTCTGCCGTTTGTGGTGGTTACAGGGTGTCTGCTGCATAACTTTCTGATCAAGTGTAGCGAGCCGATGCCAGATGACAATGTGAGGGGCTTAAAGGAGGAGGAGCTTCCTGTTTTTGATGGACAAGTGAACGAGAGTGGCGAGCGGATGAGGGATGTCCTCGCCATGCACTTGAACAGGGTAAGCCTCAGAAGATGA